A region from the Acipenser ruthenus chromosome 49, fAciRut3.2 maternal haplotype, whole genome shotgun sequence genome encodes:
- the LOC117401269 gene encoding uncharacterized protein LOC117401269 produces MESLAEKAPVVTRERENKTEDKQVIKKKKGVLRVFFIRLSHFGPLKFMVSVLRNLSWLAGLSCPVEDLGAAEAHTPALVRHCRTGKKRLRRVTRVLLSYIPYRLQSVLGYPVPSSIGKTAISEEVRCSPTKPSGKGNKRKQEDVDEEEHQSWVEALNKELGDEDSEGDPTYEPSSDGESDSEENRTRNDTESDIEEVAEEGKAIIKELDAAKKASTEGGSAGIQNRAHSEQQS; encoded by the exons ATGGAGTCTCTGGCTGAGAAGGCGCCAGTTGTTACCCGCGAGCGGGAAAACAAGACTGAg GACAAGCAAGtgataaagaagaaaaaaggtgTTTTGAGAGTGTTCTTCATCCGGCTCTCGCACTTTGGTCCTCTGAAATTTATG GTGAGTGTGCTGCGTAATCTGTCGTGGCTGGCGGGTCTCTCTTGTCCGGTGGAGGATCTGGGCGCAGCCGAAGCCCACACGCCGGCCCTGGTTCGGCACTGTCGCACCGGGAAGAAGCGGCTGCGCAGAGTCACGCGAGTGCTGCTCTCCTATATCCCCTACCGGCTACAGAGTGTGCTCGGCTACCCTGTCCCCAGCAGCATCGGCAAGACAGCCATCTCGGAAG AAGTGCGCTGCTCCCCCACCAAGCCCTCTGGGAAGGGTAACAAGCGTAAACAGGAAGATGTGGATGAGGAGGAACACCAGTCCTGGGTGGAGGCCCTGAACAAGGAGTTGGGGGATGAGGACAGCGAGGGGGATCCCACTTATGAG CCGAGCAGCGATGGTGAGAGTGACAGCGAGGAGAACAGGACTCGCAATGATACAGAGAGTGACATAGAGGAGGTGGCAGAAGAGGGCAAAGCCATTATCAAAGAGTTGGACGCAGCTAAGAAAGCATCCACCGAG GGTGGTTCTGCTGGGATACAGAACAGAGCACACTCAGAGCAGCAATCGTGA
- the LOC117428859 gene encoding hydroxysteroid 11-beta-dehydrogenase 1-like protein — MLPGVRKMLLAGTILSAGLVGYLWRDTFESDSLKGARVLVTGASTGIGEQMAYHYARFGAQVVITARRGAVLKQVAEKCLKLGAEKALYIAADMAEPTDPDRVIKFAAKSLGGLDYLVLNHIGPSPFQMWNGDVDHARWLMQVNYLSYIEMTNSAMPFLKQSNGSIVVVSSIAGMIPTPFTAPYSATKFALSGFFGTLRQELSMKQESISITVCILGLIDTDSALRQVRGIVEAKAYPASEAALAIIKGGATRQREVYYPGFWQPVCLIRDWFPGMRDRVTQSTYNYKAVTQTTTT; from the exons ACTCGCTAAAGGGAGCCCGGGTTCTAGTCACTGGAGCCAGCACAGGGATAGGGGAGCAGATGGCCTATCATTATGCACGGTTCGGGGCGCAGGTTGTCATCACAGCCCGGAGGGGAGCTGTACTGAAGCAG GTTGCGGAAAAGTGTTTGAAGTTAGGCGCTGAGAAAGCGCTGTACATTGCTGCAGACATGGCAGAGCCTACAGACCCTGACAGAGTGATCAAGTTTGCAGCAAAGAGCTTGG GTGGTTTGGATTACCTTGTGCTCAATCATATCGGACCCAGCCCTTTCCAGATGTGGAATGGAGATGTGGATCATGCCCGCTGGCTCATGCAG GTGAATTACTTGAGTTACATAGAGATGACAAATTCAGCCATGCCCTTTCTGAAGCAAAGCAACGGATCTATTGTCGTAGTGTCTTCCATTGCAG GAATGATTCCCACTCCATTCACAGCTCCCTACTCGGCGACCAAGTTTGCTCTCAGCGGCTTCTTCGGAACTCTGCGGCAGGAGCTGTCGATGAAGCAGGAGAGCATCTCCATCACAGTCTGCATTCTGGGGCTGATCGACACCGACTCTGCCTTGAGACAAGTCAG GGGCATCGTGGAGGCGAAGGCATACCCAGCCTCCGAAGCAGCTCTTGCGATTATCAAGGGAGGTGCGACGAGGCAGAGGGAGGTGTATTACCCAGGCTTCTGGCAGCCGGTGTGTCTCATAAGGGACTGGTTTCCTGGCATGAGGGATAGAGTCACACAGAGCACCTACAACTACAAAGCAGTTACACAAACAACAACCACATAG